In one Nicotiana sylvestris chromosome 8, ASM39365v2, whole genome shotgun sequence genomic region, the following are encoded:
- the LOC138875307 gene encoding uncharacterized protein: MHDFIMAEDSKLWDVICDGPYILTKALKVVVKNFHAKKSLVCVIRPDEYNRISACDTAKEIWEALQIAHEGTTQVKKSKIDMLTTEYELFRMKDDEPIQDMHTRFTSIINDLHSLGEIIPRNKLVRKILSILPSTWESKVNAITNAKDLQELTVDELVGNLKTYKIKRMIDSKRREPKKEKNLYSKYNTEKATKRNPVPDKDFKRKRSADNVVKHTLAAWGDSSSESEDETDACDNSMMAVKSEENEYDSIFSLMAQSDYDEDDNNSEVNFRDVQKNMKSCSSKKLISLASVLVDSYHSLVEDKYLTLELGEAEQTRDDLVVCVVDLKETICEMEKEKFVLTKNIANIEHERDDLVFVAVDHKETIENFRKEREALMKRAIEIEEERDDLLAVITSLCVESEKKKHLQTELERIKNDLEKSLKSTWSSEAITAMYVNNGGNGQGIGLQREKTTYNPHSKYVIVPDNWLCTHYGNNGHFKENCQARVQSIQKTKYLLKIERKQSRMFMDSRCSKYMTGNTMDFLSLEALQRGSVSFGNGKKGSITKMQVIFHTSFIQDLLISVQNVWLGKIVGHRSVIKPSENS, translated from the exons atgcatgattttatcatggctgaagATTCTAAATTGTGGGATGTCATATGTGATGGTCCTTACATCCTAACAAAGGCACTTAAAGTTGTGGTGAAAAATTTTCATGCCAAGAAAAGTTTGGTATGTGTAATACGACCTGATGAGTACAATAGAATTTCTGCTTGTGATACTGCaaaggagatatgggaagctcTGCAAATAGCACATGAGGGAACCACACAAGTAAAGAAatctaagattgatatgctcaccACCGAGTATGAATTGTTTAGGATGAAAGACGATGAAcctattcaagatatgcacacaagattcacctCTATCATAAATGATTTACACTCACTCGGTGAAATCATTCCTAGAaacaagctagtgaggaaaatTCTCAGTATCCTGCCAAGTacttgggaaagcaaggtgaatgctattactaATGCAAAGGACCTGCAGGAGCTGACCGTTGACGAGCTGGTTGGAAATTTGAAGACCTACAAGATAAAGAGGATGATAGACAGtaaaagaagagaaccaaagaaagaaaagaacctg TACTCCAAGTACAACACTGAGAAAGCAACAaagaggaacccggttcctgaCAAGGACTTCAAGAGGAAGAGATCTGCTGACAATGTGGTGAAACATACTCTTGCAgcatggggagactcctctagtgagtctgaagatgaaacTGATGCATGTGACAACTCCATGATGGCAGTTAAAAGTGAGGAAAATGAATATGATTCAATATTTTCTTTGATGGCCCAATCAGATTATGATGAAGACGATAACAACagtgaggtaaatttcagggatgttcagaaaaatatgaaatccTGCTCTTCTAAGAAACTCATATCTTTAGCTAGTGTATTGGTTGATTCCtatcatagtcttgtggaggataaGTACTTGACCTTAGAGctaggagaagctgaacaaactagagatgatCTGGTAGTGTGTGTAGTTGATCTGAAGGAAACCATTTGTGAGATGgagaaagaaaaatttgtttTAACCAAAAACATTGCTAACatagaacatgaaagagatgaCTTAGTGTTTGTAGCTGTTGACCATAAGGAAACGATTGAAAACtttagaaaagaaagagaagcttTAATGAAGAGAGCGATTGAGATTGAGGAAGAAAGAGATGATCTCTTG GCTGTGATAACTAGTCTGTGTGTTGAATCTGAGAAAAAAAAGCATCTCCAGACTGAActggaaagaataaaaaatgatcttgaaaagtctctaaagagtacctggtcctctgaAGCTATCACCGCCATGTACGTTAATAATGGTGGAAACGGGCAGGGAATAGGgctccaaagggagaaaactacTTACAACCCCCATAGCAAGTATGTTATTGTACCAGATAACTGGTTGTGTACCCACTatgggaacaatgggcatttcAAGGAAAATTGCCAAGCTAGGGTCCAGTCCATTCAGAAAACAAAGTATTTGCTGAAAAT tgaaaggaagcagTCAAGAATGTTCATGGATAGTAGATGTTCAAAGtacatgactgggaacaccatggactttctttcactagAAGCTCTACAaagagggagtgtatcctttggcaatgggaaaaaggg CTCCATTAcaaaaatgcaagttatctttcacacttcttttatccaagatctcttgatttcagttCAAAATGTCTGGCTTG gcaaaATAGTTGGCCATCGCTCAGTTATAAAGCCATCTGAAAACTCCTAG